In Arthrobacter sp. Marseille-P9274, the sequence CCGCCTGGTGGCCGCCGCCCGCGCGGCCGGCGTGACGATCCCGATCATTCCCGGGGTCATCCCGATGTCGAGCGTGCGCCGGCTGGAGCGGCTGGCCGTGATGACCGGCGTCCGCCCGGATCCGGCGCTGCTGCACCGGCTCGAGACGGCGTCCTCGGACGCCGAGCGGCGCCGGATCGGGGTCGCCGCCGCCGCGGAGCTGGCCCGCGCCGCCTTCGATGCCGGGGCGCCCGGCGTGCACCTGTACACCTTCAACGATGCGCGCGCCTCCATCGAGGTGGTCGAGGCGCTCGACCTGCCCTCCACCCGCACCCTTTCCGCTTCCGTACCCGCCTGAACCCGCATAAACCCGCCCGACAGGAGAACATCATGACCGCCAAGAACACCTTCCCCGCCGCCACCATCCTGGGCTACCCGCGCATCGGCCCAAACCGGGAACTGAAGAAGGCCCTCGAAGCCCACTGGAGCGGCAGGCTCGACGAGGACGGCCTGCTCTTCGAGGCCCGGAAGGTCCAGGACCGGACCGTCCGCCGCCTGGTCCAGCTCGGCCTGGACGCCGCCGATTCCTCCATTCCCGCCGACTTCGCGCTCTACGACCAGGTCCTCGACACCACGGCCGCCCTCGGCGCGCTGCCGTCCCGTTTCGCGGACCTCGCGGATAGCGACGGCGGCGTCGGCACCGCAGCGTCCTTCGTGCTGGCCCGCGGCTACGGCGAACGCGCGCCCCTGGAGCTGACCAAGTGGTTCGACACGAATTACCACTACCTCGTGCCGGAGATCGGCCCGGAAACCCGCTTCGCCGCCGTCGCTCACCAGTTGGCCGGGATCATCCGCCGGCAGAAGGACCGCGGCGCCGTGCTGCGGCCGGTCCTCGTGGGCCCGGTGACCTACCTGCTGCTCGCCAAGGCGGAGGACGGCGCGCCCGAGGGCTTCGACCCGCTGACCCGGATCGACGACGCCGTCGCGGCCTACGTGGGGATCCTCGGCCAGCTGGCCGAGGCCGGCGCCGAGTGGGTGCAGCTCGACGAGCCGGGCCTCTCCACGGACGCCGGCGCGGCGCTGGCCGCTCCCGGCGGGCTGGTGGAGCAGGTATACCGGAAGCTGGCCGAGGCCCCGGTGGCCGCCGCGGGCCGCCACGCGAACGGCCGCCCGGCCCTGCTGGTCACCACCGGGTACGGCACCGCCGGGGATCCGGCCCGCGCCGGCGAGGCCCTGGCCGTGCTGGCCGCCGTCGGCGTCGAAGCCGTCCACGCGGACCTGGTCCGCGGCGCGCTGCCCTCCGCCGAAGCGCTGCGCGCGCTCGGTGGCACCCGCTTCGTCGCCGGTATCGTGGACGGCCGCAACGTCTGGCGGAACAACCTCTTGTCCTCGCTGGACGTGCTCGAGGACCTGCAGGCGCAGTCCGGCGCGGCCGTCTCGGTCGGCACCTCCACGTCGCTGCTGCACGTGCCGCACGACGTCGCCGCCGAGTCCGCGCTTCCGGCGCACCTGCCGGCCTGGCTCTCCTTCGCGGACCAGAAGGTGCGCGAGGCGGCGGCGCTGGCCCGCGGCCTGGCCGGAGGCCGCCCGTCCATCGCCGCGGAACTGCAGGACGCGGAGGCGGCCCTGCGGTCACGCGCCAAGTACGACGGCGTGCTGTCGCCGGCTGTCCGGCAGCGCACCGCGGCGCTGGGGGAGGAGGACTTCACCCGGGGCCCGGCCGAGCGCCGCGCCGAACTGCAGCAGGCCAAGCTGGGGCTGCCGGTCCTGCCGACCACCACGATCGGCTCCTTCCCGCAGACCGGAGAGGTCCGCCGCGCCCGTGCCGCCGCACAGAAGGGCAGCATCGCCCAGGCGGAGTACGAGCAGTTCCTCAAGGACGAGATCGCCCGCGTGGTGGCATTGCAGGAGGAACTGGGGCTGGACGTGCTGGTGCACGGCGAGCCGGAGCGCAACGACATGGTCCAGTACTTCGCCGAGAACTTCGACGGCTTCGCGGCCACGGGCAACGGCTGGGTCCAGTCCTACGGCTCGCGCTGCACCCGGCCCTCCATCCTCTGGGGCGACGTGTCCCGACCGGCTGCGTTCACCGTTCCCTGGACCAGCTACGCGCAGTCGCTGACCCGGCGGCCGCTGAAGGGCATGCTCACCGGCCCGGTCACCATCCTCGCCTGGTCCTTCGTCCGCGACGACCAGCCGCTGGCGGAGACCGCCAACCAGGTGGCCCTGGCCCTGCGCGACGAGATCGCGGACCTGGAGGCCGCGGGGACCGGCATCGTGCAGGTGGACGAACCCGCCCTGCGCGAACTGCTGCCGCTGCGCGCCGCGGACCAGCCGGCGTACCTCGACTGGTCCGTCCGCGCCTTCCGGCTCGCCACCTCGGGCGCCGGCGACGCGACCCAGATCCACACGCACCTGTGCTACTCGGAGTTCGGCGAGGTCATCGCCGCGATCGACGCCCTCGACGCGGACGTGACCAGCATCGAGGCCGCCCGCTCGCGGCTCGAGGTCGTCGCAGACCTGGCCGGCTTCGGCTTCCGCCGCGGGATCGGCCCCGGCGTCTACGACATCCACTCGCCCCGGGTTCCCTCCACCGAGGAAGTCGCCGGGCTGATCGAAACCGCGCTGGACGCCATCCCGGTGCGCCAGCTGTGGATCAACCCGGACTGCGGGCTGAAGACCCGCGGTTACGAGGAAACCCGCGAGTCCCTGCGCAACGTCGTCGCCGCCGCGAAGGCAGCGCGCGAAACCCTGGCCGTCCGCGCCTAGCGGTCCGGCCGCAGCGTCCAGCAGAAGGAGCCCCTTCCCATGAGCATTCCCGACGGCGGTACCGCCACTGCGCAGATCCACGCCGGCTACGAACCGCAGGCCCCGCACCGGCCGGTGACGGTGCCGCTCTACCAGAGCGCGGCCTACGAGTTCCCCGACTACGAATCGGCCCGGCGAATGTTCGCATTGAAGGAGGCGGGCTTCACCTACACCCGGACCGGCAACCCGACCGTGGCCGTGCTGGAGCAGCGCGTGGCCGCCCTGGAGGGAGGCACGGGCGGTTTGGCCACGGCCACGGGGCAGGCCGCCGTCGCCGTGGCCCTGCTGGCGCTGGTGCGCGGCGGCCACCACCTGGTCGCCTCCTCGAAGCTGTACGGCGGAACCGTGGACTTGCTCACGGACACGTTCGGCGACTTCGGGATCGAGGTCAGCTTTGCCGATCCGGCCGACGTCGGGGCCTGGGCCGCGGCGGTGCGTCCGCAGACCAGGGCGTTCCTGACCGAGGCCATCGGGAACCCGCTGGCCACGCTGCAGGACCTGCCGGCCATTGCCGCCGCCGCGCGCAGCGCCGGGGTGCCTCTGGTCGTGGACAACACGCTGGCCACCCCGGTGCTGTACCGCCCGCTGGAACTGGGCGCCGACGTCGTTGTCCACTCGGCGACTAAGTTCCTCGGCGGGCACGGCACCTCGCTCGCCGGGGTGGTGGTGGACGGCGGCCGGTTCGACTTCTCCGCCGACCCGGAGAAGTGGCCGCAGCTCACGCGGCCCAAGCGCCGCTACGGCGGGGACACCCTGTGGGAGCGGCACGGCCGCGGCGCCTACCTGGCGCTGGCGCGCAGCAAGTACCTGCACGATCTGGGCCCGTCGCTCTCGCCGTACAACGCAGCGCAGGTGCTGCAGGGACTCGAGACGCTGGATATCCGGGTGGCGCGGCACGGGGAAAACACCCGCGAGGTGGCCGGCTTCCTGGCCGCCCATCCGGCCGTCGCCGCTGTGCACTACCCCTCGGTGCCGGGGCATCCGCAGGCGGCGCTTGCGGCCCGGGACTTCCCGCGCGGCACCGGCAGCGTGTTCTCCTTCGATCTCGCCGCGGACCCGGCCGAGGTGGGGCCGTTCATCGACCGGCTGCGGCTGTTCAAGCTGGTGGCCAACGTGGGGGACACCCGGTCGCTGGTGGCTCACCCGTCGGCCATGACCCACTGCCGGCTCTCGCCCCCGCAGCGGGCCGCGGCGGGAATCGGCGAGACCACCATCCGGCTCTCGATCGGACTGGAAGCCGCCGCGGACCTGGTCGCCGACCTGGCCCAGGCGCTGGCCCCGCTCACCGCAACGCTCC encodes:
- a CDS encoding O-acetylhomoserine aminocarboxypropyltransferase/cysteine synthase family protein; translated protein: MSIPDGGTATAQIHAGYEPQAPHRPVTVPLYQSAAYEFPDYESARRMFALKEAGFTYTRTGNPTVAVLEQRVAALEGGTGGLATATGQAAVAVALLALVRGGHHLVASSKLYGGTVDLLTDTFGDFGIEVSFADPADVGAWAAAVRPQTRAFLTEAIGNPLATLQDLPAIAAAARSAGVPLVVDNTLATPVLYRPLELGADVVVHSATKFLGGHGTSLAGVVVDGGRFDFSADPEKWPQLTRPKRRYGGDTLWERHGRGAYLALARSKYLHDLGPSLSPYNAAQVLQGLETLDIRVARHGENTREVAGFLAAHPAVAAVHYPSVPGHPQAALAARDFPRGTGSVFSFDLAADPAEVGPFIDRLRLFKLVANVGDTRSLVAHPSAMTHCRLSPPQRAAAGIGETTIRLSIGLEAAADLVADLAQALAPLTATLPTSGAPAAVVNA
- the metE gene encoding 5-methyltetrahydropteroyltriglutamate--homocysteine S-methyltransferase, yielding MTAKNTFPAATILGYPRIGPNRELKKALEAHWSGRLDEDGLLFEARKVQDRTVRRLVQLGLDAADSSIPADFALYDQVLDTTAALGALPSRFADLADSDGGVGTAASFVLARGYGERAPLELTKWFDTNYHYLVPEIGPETRFAAVAHQLAGIIRRQKDRGAVLRPVLVGPVTYLLLAKAEDGAPEGFDPLTRIDDAVAAYVGILGQLAEAGAEWVQLDEPGLSTDAGAALAAPGGLVEQVYRKLAEAPVAAAGRHANGRPALLVTTGYGTAGDPARAGEALAVLAAVGVEAVHADLVRGALPSAEALRALGGTRFVAGIVDGRNVWRNNLLSSLDVLEDLQAQSGAAVSVGTSTSLLHVPHDVAAESALPAHLPAWLSFADQKVREAAALARGLAGGRPSIAAELQDAEAALRSRAKYDGVLSPAVRQRTAALGEEDFTRGPAERRAELQQAKLGLPVLPTTTIGSFPQTGEVRRARAAAQKGSIAQAEYEQFLKDEIARVVALQEELGLDVLVHGEPERNDMVQYFAENFDGFAATGNGWVQSYGSRCTRPSILWGDVSRPAAFTVPWTSYAQSLTRRPLKGMLTGPVTILAWSFVRDDQPLAETANQVALALRDEIADLEAAGTGIVQVDEPALRELLPLRAADQPAYLDWSVRAFRLATSGAGDATQIHTHLCYSEFGEVIAAIDALDADVTSIEAARSRLEVVADLAGFGFRRGIGPGVYDIHSPRVPSTEEVAGLIETALDAIPVRQLWINPDCGLKTRGYEETRESLRNVVAAAKAARETLAVRA